TTTGAAATGGTATGATTGTTCTGGAGAAATGTCAAAAAAATGTAGAATCGTTTTGTAATGAACTTTTTCTTGAGCTCTTGCTCTAGAAAATAGCCATGAaattcctgtttttttttttttggaaatgtaAAGTATGGCTTGCTGGCCTTCTACCTTACCTAGGTAACTTGTTATGGAATGTTGTGTGTGCGAATTTGGTTTGTGCTAATTCCATGATAATTAGTTTTAATTCTCTGAATCTATAAGCTTATACTCAATTTTATGTGACCAGTATTtgccttttatttctttttggttcaCTCCCTTTTTGTCTTAATTCAATGTCATTTGTGATGTtgtctttggaaaattaattgcAGActaatcctttaatttttttggcattttggcagtttttttttttggattttaagtTCCCCTTATGAACTGACACCTGACACATTCAGATGCATTTAACTACCATTTTGTTGTAAAAACATCATCTTagtcaaaattgttgaaaaaatgtaaaatgatgaaaatatcctctttactaaaataaattgacataaatgcacttaattttattttattttttaaaaaaagttaaaaaatagcTACCAAcagcacaaaaaaataaaaataaaaatcatgaatATAAAATCCTGAGGGTGGCCACTCCAAAAGAGCTTGGGTTGGGTGTGGCCTGGTCACGCATGAGTTTGAAGGGTGGTTtgatgatctctctctctctctctctctctctctctctcttttctctctctttttttatttttttatttttttatttttatttttttaattcttaaattttttttaatttagtttttaattttaattgttgtattttttttatttgaggttatttttgtcttttaaggAGATTTATCAACTAAAAAATGAATGTTCCGTTTAATTTAACGAGATTCtcttatcaattatttattttattttattttgtaataaaaCAGTAGTTCAATGCAACCGAGTGTGACATGTGTCAGTTAATGAGGGCAACTTATAAAtgagtggtagttcatgggagaaaaGATAATTAACCCTAACTTTTTATGAAACATGATATTTTCTACTAGTGATATCATTTACTAGGGGCCCCTCAGACCCTTCAAGGCACACTCAAGCCCAACAAAGTCTAATGCCTCTTGGTCCTAATAAGGTTCATCTACTCCCAAATTGGGCTGTGCCTAATAGATCAGTCCTCTATTGAAGGAGTCGCCGACCGGCGATCCTAGATAGACAGTCATATGCCTAGCAGACACATGATGAGGGAACCATAAAAATAAGGATATCATTTCATTCATGGTTTTGCTTATTTAAACTTGACTCAGTAAGTGAAGGATTCATTGAAGCATCCCCAAAGAAAAGCAATTCATGAGCATATGTCGTCTTCCTTATTGGTCTCTTTTTACCTTTGTCCTTGACTCCTTGTCATATCAAACCCACTTATCATCTTTACGGCAGTCTTATAAATGAAGGTAATAGTCCTTATTTTGAGGTATGTACATCTTCTTCCCCCTGCTCTCGTTTTATTGGGTTCTCTCTCAAAGATtttactaacttaagcatcaagAATATTTTCTATCGATACTTCTGGTGAGTGATCCTTGCTTGTTTTTTGTCTTAGCAGGTCTCATTAATTAGACTATCCACGTTCGATCACCTGTACGAACATCTACAAAGTAGGAAGAGTATTGAAAAACCACCACCACGAGGTCTAATGCCTCCACCACTTCAGCCTTTACCTCGCCAAAGGCCTCTTCTCTCATGTCCTCAACCTCCTctatcttttcatttctttctttctttttgtttttgttttattctcttatttttgGCATAAGACAATTATAATGAAATATTGTAATCTTATTAAAAGGATTGATAATACTTTTGAAACCGCATGTCAAGAACTTTACCAATGAGAAAAAAGAGTAAGAAATTATGTGtacatatttaatttttataaaatcgAACTTGGATAGAAGATGAATTTGAAGTGTACATCcaaattaaataacttattGACAAGACTATCATGTCTATGTTAGCCATCAATAAAAAAGACTACTATTTTCTTCCTAAAGAATACTTAAGCTTAAAATAGTTTTGGCATGGACTCGTCGAGATTGAGACATGCGTCCGATAACCGGACATATCCTAATTCCAATGGTCTAATTCCAGTTCCCTAGCCGAATCTCATTTCTGCGGGCCAAGTAACCCTCAAACATCGTCcttaaggggtagctcaatgggctggagaccacgcctcatgaagcggaggtcactagttcgaatcccccctccccctcttgtgtgaacatgtcaaaaaaaaaagaaaaaaaaaagaaaaaaaaaaaaaaagagtaaccCTCAAACATCAACGTGTTCAGAATCAGGTACAACACTCTTAGCAAATGGACAAACATCAActtgttctaaaaattaaaatgccCTAGTTTTTAAGATATAAACCAATGCGGTCGATTACTTGTATTTGTTTCTAGTTTTTACATTTTCAGAAGGCCTCTGGGGAATCTGGACCTCTAGGTCAAGCTTTAAACCTATTGAGAGATTAACCccaaaatgaatttatatacaaCAAAGAATACACAGTTTCCTTTATACACACAACAGATATCACAATTAGAGTACTGGAAACCTTTGTGCATTCGAATTGCCTGATCAGCCGAAGCTTGTAGCCTCTGGATTTATTCTGGGAGTTTCTGGAGGTCTGCTATATATATCATCGAAATGAAGATTTAACTCCCCGGCCTCTAAGTCGTCCATGTACGTGGTTCGGGATAATTGGTGGTCATTTCTCCAGTCCAAGTGTTGTTCTCGCTCCTCTGAGATTCGATCTGAAAAGTTATCATGATAATTGTCTGAACTCTCGTGAATGAAATCAGGAGGCTCAAGAAAACTTGTCTGGAGCTGGGCAGCATCTGGGCCACTTCTAGCCCACCAATGGCTTCTGGTTGGGTTTCGCAAATTACTAGAATCATGGTGCCTTATTACACTATCCCGGAAGAAACGAGTTGATGTAGAAGCCCCCAGATGGGATTGGGTTCGATCCTCATAATGGTGACCCCAGTATTCTTCATACTTTGGTTCATTTTGTGTCAAGTTGGATGGCGTCCAATCATCTCCGGGATGTTGCTCAGTTGCTTCAAAAGGTTCTGGTGCACCATCTCTCGAGTAACCAGTCACGCGGTTAGGTTGTGACATATAATACCAATCAAGAAGATACGGGTGATTCTTTTGATCTGCATCAATTAGCCAGAGAGAACCCAAGTGATAGCCAGTCCCAAGAATATTATGTGTATGCTCCCTTGAGAAAACGTTGCGTCGGTCTCCATGGCCTCTAAAAGTGGGGCTCCCACGCCACATTCTAGAAGGAGAATATGCCTGTCTAGTTCCCTTACCTTGCAGATTTTGCTCCCTGAAAGTCCTAAGATTCGATATAAACTGCTTTCCCTGAGTGTTTGGTTCCCATGAAGGATAGCTACTCTGAAAGCTGCAACCAGAACAGAACGATTGGAATTTGAGAAGCAGAAggaaataattaattgaaagcCACCCCATCCAAAACCACTCGGCATAGCACTATGGTAGCTACAACTTCACAAATTGCATATGGAAATCACTGCTGCTACTTTTCAATTTCTAATATAAAATGATAATCATGTCCCATCATCTTCCATAATGCAATTTGAAACTCATACATTGGAAACCCAATTAATCATAGACGTGGACAACTAAGCAAGATAAGAAATTGAAGATAGAGACTAAATGACTGGTAGTTGCAGCAGCACTGGTGCTTCCAGCCTTGTTGGGGTTTATTTTaggaataattgcaccgttggtccctgtggtatgccataattattttttactccctatgatttaaaaagttcatgagaggtccctgtgatatgtaataattacgttttacttcctgggtcgattttccgtccataattttgacggaatctattagccctacacgtcagcgacacatctcgccatcttattggcgacacgtgcccatcttaataaaaaaatataaatttattaaaaaataaataaataaacttatttaaaaaaaaaaaaaaaaaaaaagggcaggcTTGGgatggctgggccacccccagccaatgggggtggccgtgcgccacccccggccactgcggtggccgcgcgccacccctggcggcctctgggggtggctcgcggccacccccttgcccccattttttttttttgaattttaatttttttaaaaaaataagtatttttatttattttttaataaatttatattattttattaagattggacatgttagtgccacgtgtcaccaataagatggagacacgtggtgctgacgtggcatttgacggaatctgttaaaaattttaacagaatttaacgtcagagatcgatttgtaattattgcataccacaaggatctcccatgcactttttaaactatagggagtgaaaaataattatggcataccacagggaccaatagtgcaattatccctttattttaatagtcgtaaaaaataaaaataaaataaaaaaataaaaaattcaaaagatagGAGATTGAAACTGCACGGAGGATATTCTCGGCATTTTCCACATTAAATGTTATAGAAGGTAAGGCTTCATGACCTCTATTATATCAATCCTACAAGAAATATAGCCACGATCatacctcaaaaatgatttctCCATTTTCCCCTGGGAACTCCTTTCAGTGCGAGGTGCATTGTGTGGTGAACCATAATTGCTATTGCCATATTTTTGAAAGTCAAAGACACTAAAACTGCCAAAAGGTCGAGagtaaagaagaaacaaaaaaaaattgtcaatgaacACGTAAAAAAAGGCCACTAAAGTTGAGCCATGCCAGAAAAGTAAATCAGAACAAAGAAGGAAGACTAACCTGCAGACATGACCAACACCTTCAACATTCACTGTAGAATCTGCAATGAACTGCAAAATGTCATCCACACGCTGCAACATAGAAATAGGGCATGTCAGTTCAAAAACTAGCATTTATGGTGCAGAAGAATATTATAATGAGTCTATTGAAAAAGTAAACAACCTTCGGGACAACAAATATAAGTAAATATGGAGTGAGGAAAATTGAGGCCATCTCCTCAAGTAGCATCATTCCAGTATACTGCatcagaggaaaaaaaaaaagaaaaagaaaatctcatGAGCATAAAATTAGTTAAAACCTTCTCTACcatgtatgaaaaaaaaaatgctatcgTCAGTTTGCCCAAGTGAGCCCAgaaatatttctctaaaaacCATCCAGGAATCAAAATGCctaagaagaaacaaaaataagcaaAATACTGCATGAAAATGCATCCCTCGATCAGATAGCAGCAAACCATAGTGGAGATGGGGACACTTATGATAATATACAACAAAGAAGATTATGCACAAGTCCCATGATTCATGATCCTATCTACAACGTGAAACATACAGCTACTTAATACCATTCTATGCAAGATGCTTTCTCAATGTAACAACTATGCAATTCTAAAATGCATATACAATTAGATAAATCACCAGTCCATGCCAAAGAAAAAGGGATAAAACATTGACGCATTAAGCCCAACGTTATAGTATATTCCCAACTAGAAAAAAAGATTGACCATTCACAGCCGTTACCACCAATAACCCTTTCAGTAAGGATGAAGATATGACCCTTAGAGAATTTTGCCAAACTTTCAAGCAAAATCAGTTCACAAAATGTTTATAAGCACCAAGCTCGCAATTACTCAAACTGAACCAAGGATAAGGAATGGGGAGGGGACAGCAGCTAATAGATGTGAGCAAATTCAGACCAATATCCAACTGACAACCTGGTAACCCTTACACTTCACCCTGCTATACCCATATTGACACAAAATCCCATGGTAAAGGGAATGGCTACCAAGGTGAGAAAATGTCTTAACACAGCTGAATCCTAAAATTGAGTATGTAGCTGACCTGGCACCATATCAAAGTCCGTGTAAACAATTAATATCTCCCAGCACTCTGCCTTGTGTCTATTTGGATTTCACTAGGACTACTATCTACCAATTCTCATAGTTCAGTTAAGGTACCCTTTtctaattaaaacaaaaagaagtttATAGAACTTTCTTGCTTAATCACTCATGCCAGCTCTACTTCAgtgaaaacatgaagaaaagatGAAAACCACTCAAGTACCTGAAATAGGGTTTCAAACTCAATGCAGACAATCTCAGTATTTTCTTTGCCACGCCATCTCTTTGGCATATAATGTGTATGTTGGACCACCATAGACATTGCTCCCTCAGGATCAAGGACTAGAAGCTCATCTGTAATAGCAGCCCGGCTGATTGCTGTTATAGTTCCAAAAACAGCAGCATACCAAAACAAGTTGCGCCCAAATATCTGcatggttaaaaaaaaagaaaaaagaaaaaaaaaaggcatccaTAAGCAATACATTCAAGGTCTGATATGCCATTGAAACAAAACATGTAAGAATTCAAGTACATGGCCCTCTAGTAGCGACTCCTCCAGAAATGCAATGATGATTAGAATAGCAGCAAAGCCGCCAGATACAAAGGAGATGAACTTTGCTATAATAGAAATAATAGGAGACGGGAATTGCTTGAGATAGTTAGAAGCATGCTCTACACTGCTATTGATCCGGTGCTTGAACAAATGGTCCACCTGTTATACAGAAAAGGATAATAACTTATTAATTTTAAGATAAGATTTTTCTGCCTTCGTGACAGTGTCCCCATAAGTTGTTCTCAAATTAATTCCTATCACGCCTCTGTTCTATctgtttttagttatttatttatttttaacatagTCAATGAGATCCACACGTCTCCAACTATCTGACCCCAAGTCTTAGGCATTAGAAATCCTTGAGCAAATAAACTTTTCTTAAAAAGTTTCTTTGTAAACATTATTGCAAATTAACAATGAAGCTGCAGTATTATTTCTGATTTACCTCCCTGTGACAATCTTTTGACACCTTACCTCCATGACTAATTTAAAGTTACAACATACCTCCTCAGAGTTTAGATTAAATTGAAACATTTTGGTGAACCAATCAAGTGATGCCAAATCATATTTGCACCCTGTTGGAGATTTGGGTTGGGAATGGCAAAGTGTAATGGTGGTCTTGCTTATGTACACTCCACACGACGCCACAACAATTGAGGAtagacaaaaaggaaaaagggcaGTGTCCAATTAGGGTGCAAATAATGATGTAACATAATTTCATTAGTTCATTAAAATGCTTCAATTTAATCCAGACCGCAAGGATGTGAACTGTAAGGAAGCGAACTGCAAGGAGATTTAGTGTAACCATTTGAAAGCCATGGAGATATAGTATAAATCAGGCTAATTACAAGGACGTGTTTTGTAATTAATCCTTTATCATGTGAATCACCAACCATTCCCCAACATTGTAGCATTATTTTAATTGGTAAAAGGATAAGATACTAAAGTCATTCAACTGGGAAGAAACTTGGATAGACTGAAAAAATAgcagtaaaaataataattacctCATTATATTCCCTAAAGATCCACTTTGACAAAGTTGACCACCTTCGAGATGATGCAGTACTTGGGTGATTATAGAATTGTTCGGCATGCCTCAGGAAGAGATACACCAGCATGAATATGACAAGAAATGGTGAAAGAAGAAGCATTGCAAGCCCAACTACCATAAGCCTTTTCTTTAAGGTTGTTGGATTAGATATAAATTCCCTTCTAACACAGAAGTTTCTGCAGAAAAAGCACAGTCAAATCAGAAAATCATTATAGATCACGGAAAACATGCAATAGCATTAATGCTAGTTCTGCATCATGCACCATTATTTTAGCAAATTCTGGAAAATTAATGCATCATGCGACGTTATATTTccaatgaaaaaaattgtaacaatTCCCAAACAAAGGAAAATACACTTTCTTACACACTGTAGAAGGTAATAAAAGTGAATACACTGAATATGTTATTACAGATCATGATTATACACCATCCCTGTGAATATATGCTCAAGACACTAAATATAACACGTTATTCATGTAAATTTCAACGTACCGATCAAACATGCTCTGCAGTATGCACCAATTTAAGGTCCACTCAAGGGTCTTTGTCAGTATCAGACGATGTTGTGCTCCATATGAGCCAAATTTGACCGTCGGCCCAACACCAGGGATCCACTGAGAGATTGGGAATGCAAGAACCCCCTTGTTGACCATTCCAATCAAGTAGTTTTCCTTGCGCATCAATCGCAttacaacatcatgagcagaaAGATCCTTAACAACACAGAGCTGTTGTGAACTTTGCAGCCGAACAACCTTCTCAAGAATTGTTGCCCATGGCATTGTTTGAATTTCATTGTCCGTAACATGGAGACTGCAGTACATAATAACCTTGCTCATTGTTATTAATGATGAAATATTACTAAAACATAAGAACTTTTACTAGGAATCTCTATCTTTTCATACTAGTAGCAAAAGAGAAAACATTGTCTTCAACACAATCAAAATTTATATAGATAAGCTTATTCACAGCTTACCTGTTGTAATAAAAGTGACGAATCCCCAAAGTGTCCTTTAATTGAGCAAAAAAcctcaaaaaacaaaagatccAATAAATGGAAAATATCCCTAAATATCCAACAATAATAGCTTTGGTAAGTGTTAGGGGAGTTAATGGGTGCTGATGAAGAGCATCCTTAGCAAGATCACAAGGCTTAATTCCAGATTCAACTGCATCCATCCCACACTTTGCATTACGAAGACCATTCCAGTCaacaaataataagaaaaatccCGAGAAACAAATTGTGAAGCCCAGGCTTAGAAGCTCAACTATCCACTTTATAATGATGCACCAAAGCCCTTTCTCACAATAGTAGCTGTAAAGCCTTTCAAAGAATAGGTCCAAATCAGCAATTGGTTCCACATTCAAGGAATCACCATTAAGAAGTCCCGAAGGGCTCTCACTACCAGGACTTGGTGGTACCCTTCCATAGTCAGACAATTCAATCTCGGGAGACACATCCTTAAGCAAGCCTGTAGTCAAAGATGATTCACCACGCCATTTCGATTGGAATACACTGAACGGATTTACACTCTTTGGCCCACTGAACATCATTCACAAAGACTAACAGTATGCAAATACAACCAGTCCATTCCCCAAACCACTTACAAGTATGAAGGAAAGGTGCtgtaaagaagaagaaaatgaaattagcCCCTTCTGTACCAAAAAATGCACTACAATCAAATGATAAATGCAATCAATTGATGATCATCCACCATATTTGGATGACAACTTTGCCCCCAAGATTATGTTTAAATTGTGCAACTTCAGATTAGTTTGGTCAACAACTTAAAAATTAGATGCCTTAGCCTTACTAGTCAGATGATGAAAAATCTAAGCCATTGAACTTGTGGAAATATGCTACACAGATCTCAAGAAAAAGAAGCATGTCTATACCATTATCCCGGTACTTGTTATTTTAGCTTGGAAAATATAAGTAGTGGAAtacttcatttttctttttcatctgcATAAGACATAATTTGATTACATGGTAGAAAGAGTAAGGGGAGATTTTAGAGAAGAAATATAATGGATCAAAAGACTCCAACTGGTCTGACTGCAATTTTTCTTGACTGAGTCATTATACAACTGAATAGAAGCAAGCAGAAACCATTTTTAAATATCACCATATTGAGGGAGGGGGAATTTGGATACAACAATGCAACCTTACGAATACTACCTAGAATATAAAACTAATAGGTGACAACCTATAAGAAGTCTAACATATGGCAAACCTTAGATACCTAATCTCATAAAGTGTCTCAGACTCTACGTTCAATCGAAGACTAAAATTGTGTAAAAAAGTATGAGGAGACACCCTGGAGCATAAGGCAAAGTTAACTGCCCATATTTAGTAGTGTGACTACTATAGATGCAACAAATGTccctaagaaaaataaataataaatgaacaGAGAAGAAAATCAGATATATCTGGGCGTTCTACTGCTCCATATCTAAAAGGTATACCATTCTGAAAAATGCTAGTATGTCTTTAGTATAGTAGATCTATTTTGATGTAAAAGGGAAATTAATGCCGAAACAAATGCCATTCTTTGTGTACCTTCCCATTAATTGTAGTAATTGTGATCAAAGATAAGCTAAAAAAATTGTAGCAATCTTTGACAAAAAATGGAAGTCTAAAATTCAATCTCCAGTGCCGCAATAACAAATTGGATTTCCTCTACCAATCCTGCAAATGTAACAATATACCGTTGTAAAATCAAGGGTAAATTTGTTTATCATGACGAGGAAATATAGTGTTTTAAGTACTCCTTAGAGTGCTGAGCGTTCTAAACAAATAGGATTTCgtgtaataattttttgatattCAGCTCATGAATGGTTCTGTAGAGTGGCAGTAAGGGTGACGGGGGgtgggggaagagagagagactacCATATTATCATACTTTAAATGGCACTAGTCTATCAGCGGTCTAACTCAATCAGCTAGAAATGCTTCGAAGATCAAAATCATGTCATACCCATGAATTAGGTTTTCCAGAAACAAATTCTTAAGGTGGAAAAAAGACattttaagaaagaaagaaatgaagacaatcttatttattttgtcttatCAATAAAAATGGTCAATGAAGACATAAGAATAAATGTAAATATTAACTCAAATTCCACAACCAGTTCATAAGGAATGCAGTCACGTATCACCATGACTGCACATAAGAATCAGCGTCATCTGCAATCATGTTCATTATTAGTTCAAAATGCACCAAACATCTAGACCGAATCTTCTTCAGTTTGTCAAAACCACTAGGCACATCCTCTTCATAGCATGACTGCAGAATGTGTAACTAGTAAAAATGCATTGTGTCAAAAATGCGTAACTAGACAGAAATGTAAAAAAATGCACGACTAGATTAACAAAATGGGCTAAAACACACCACCACACAATACTTTGCCAAACTTTTGtacggaaaaaaaaattatagaaagcaTAAAGGTTCGCGTCCACTAATCAGTTGACATAAACAAAACAACGGAATGGCTCAGTGTTCCCTTTCGCAGAACCTCCAATGCACACCGAGCCTCTGCAGCACAATCACGAACCTAGAATTCGATCCAGAAATGGAAACTAAGTAGCACCCAGATAATTTTTTAGCGTATAAATAAATACCCACAGGTGCGAATCAAAACTTTAATCAAAATTCCCAACTGGGTAATCATCAGAAACTACAGATTTACAAATTTCCGACGAGAAATACCAATATAATCTATAAAATTGTTCCCTTGACAGTTTTAAGCACAATTAGCTTAAGAGGAGCTAGTTTTCATAACTAGAAGTCAAACGGATACGCCCATATTATAATATCATAAAGAAATTTCATCATGAAACTAAATTTACattaaacataaaagaaaaaaaaaatctaatagttaaaaggaaaaaaaaaaaaaaaaacacaacaaatatcacTTAATTTCAAGCAGAAGACAAGATTACCTGCAACCCACCAAAGTATAGGGAGTAATCAAACTAACAGAGccagaaataaatgaaattcaGTGAATTCAACAGGTACCCAGTAAACAATttggggcaaaaaaaaaaaaaccgctgGAATGAAAGAATTTCAGAGGATTGCAAGAGAGGGTTTGAGGTTAATTTCAGAAGACGAAGCAACAGGGAATTGATTGAAGAGAGGAGAAAccgaagaggaagagagagaggagttcGGTTGCGTGGAAGAAAGAGGAATTTCCTGGAATTCTTTTAATCTGTGTAGGACTAGGACTCTCAGAGGGGCTTGGTCTTTCGGTTGGGTTTCTCCTTTTATCTTAAGGGGTAATGAATTTAGGAAAATACTCAAAAcaccatttttccttttttatcttttttttttttttcaattattattattattatttatttttacttttgctttttaGGTTTTTGTTCCACGGTTAGAACTAAAAAGTTCTTACACTTGTGGTAAAATTAGCTTAAAATAGGGTTTTTAGGTCAAACCAAAATGATATTTCCTATTTTCATATGCTTgtcagttttttgttttgaaaaatccaGTTCCCAAACatgttaatttattaaatataattaataatgta
The Alnus glutinosa chromosome 14, dhAlnGlut1.1, whole genome shotgun sequence genome window above contains:
- the LOC133857144 gene encoding autophagy-related protein 9: MMFSGPKSVNPFSVFQSKWRGESSLTTGLLKDVSPEIELSDYGRVPPSPGSESPSGLLNGDSLNVEPIADLDLFFERLYSYYCEKGLWCIIIKWIVELLSLGFTICFSGFFLLFVDWNGLRNAKCGMDAVESGIKPCDLAKDALHQHPLTPLTLTKAIIVGYLGIFSIYWIFCFLRFFAQLKDTLGIRHFYYNSLHVTDNEIQTMPWATILEKVVRLQSSQQLCVVKDLSAHDVVMRLMRKENYLIGMVNKGVLAFPISQWIPGVGPTVKFGSYGAQHRLILTKTLEWTLNWCILQSMFDRNFCVRREFISNPTTLKKRLMVVGLAMLLLSPFLVIFMLVYLFLRHAEQFYNHPSTASSRRWSTLSKWIFREYNEVDHLFKHRINSSVEHASNYLKQFPSPIISIIAKFISFVSGGFAAILIIIAFLEESLLEGHIFGRNLFWYAAVFGTITAISRAAITDELLVLDPEGAMSMVVQHTHYMPKRWRGKENTEIVCIEFETLFQYTGMMLLEEMASIFLTPYLLIFVVPKRVDDILQFIADSTVNVEGVGHVCSFSVFDFQKYGNSNYGSPHNAPRTERSSQGKMEKSFLSFQSSYPSWEPNTQGKQFISNLRTFREQNLQGKGTRQAYSPSRMWRGSPTFRGHGDRRNVFSREHTHNILGTGYHLGSLWLIDADQKNHPYLLDWYYMSQPNRVTGYSRDGAPEPFEATEQHPGDDWTPSNLTQNEPKYEEYWGHHYEDRTQSHLGASTSTRFFRDSVIRHHDSSNLRNPTRSHWWARSGPDAAQLQTSFLEPPDFIHESSDNYHDNFSDRISEEREQHLDWRNDHQLSRTTYMDDLEAGELNLHFDDIYSRPPETPRINPEATSFG